One Mycolicibacterium sp. TUM20985 genomic window, CGCGTCCCAGCTCAGCAGGAGTCGGCGTCTACAGCCGCTACCCCATCACGGACTCGCGCCGCATCGGCGGCTACCAGCTGGCGATGGTGACCGCCCGCGTGCGCATTCCCCAAGTGCCGCATGACGTGTCGCTTCTGTCCGTCCACCTCGATGCACCGTGGCCGCGCCCAATAATTGGCTGGCAGCAGGACATTGCGAAGTTTCCGTCCACTCTCTCCGAGGTGGTCGTCGAAACAGGCGACGGCGCGGTGCTCGTCGGCGGCGACTTCAACTCGACCATCGACATGCGCCCGTTCCGCGCACTACTCACCAATGGCTATCAGGACGCCGCCCGGCAGGCCGGTTCTGGTCGCAACGTCACCTACCCCGCCAACAAGAGGTATCCGCCGGTGCTCGGCATCGACCACATCCTCACCAGGAATGCCACTGCCGCGTCGACCGCGACTATCGAGCTGCCGGGCACCGACCACCGCGCCGTGCTCGCGACGGTGATGGTGCCGACCACCTGGTAGCACAAGAACTCCCCGGCACCTGAGTGCCGGGGAGCTCTGTTAGCGAAAGTGCTTTAGGCCTCGGCGAAGCCACGCGTGACGGACGGATCCACCAGGATCCCGGGGCCGGTCGTGGTCGAGACGACGATCTTCTTCAGGTAGCGGCCCTTCGACGACGACGGCTTCGCGCGCATGATCTCGTCGATCGCGGCGCCGTAGTTCTCGGCGAGCTTGGTCTCGTCGAACGAGGCCTTGCCGATCACGAAGTGCAGGTTGGCCTGCTTGTCGACGCGGAAGTTGATCTTGCCGCCCTTGATCTCGTTGACGGCCTTCGCCACGTCGGGCGTCACGGTGCCGGTCTTCGGGTTGGGCATCAGACCACGCGGCCCGAGCACGCGGGCGATCTTGCCGACCTTGGCCATCTGGTCGGGCGTCGCGATCGCGGCGTCGAAGTCCAGGAACCCGCCCTGAATCTTCTCGATCAGATCGTCGCTGCCGACCTCGTCGGCACCGGCGGCCACCGCGGCCTCGGCCTTCTCACCGACGGCGAACACGATGACGCGGGCCGTCTTGCCGGTGCCGTGCGGCAGGTTGACCGTGCCACGCACCATCTGGTCGGCCTTGCGGGGATCGACACCGAGGCGAATCGCGACCTCGACGGTGGAGTCCTGCTTCTTCGAGGACGTCTCCTTCGCCAACTTCGCGGCTTCGAGCGGCGTGTAGAGATTGTCGCGGTCGATCTTCTCGGCGGCCTCGCGGTACGCCTTGCTGTTCTTGCTCATTGCATTCCAATCATCATTCGTTGGGTCGTGGTGTCTTTCGGGCCGAAGCGGGCCCTCCCACGGGTCGAGCTGGTGGTGCGTGCGGTTCGACGATCAGGAGACCGTGATGCCCATCGAGCGGGCGGTGCCGGCGATGATCTTCGCCGCGGCGTCGATGTCGTTGGCGTTGAGGTCGTCCTTCTTCGTCTCCGCGATTTCGCGGATCTGATCCCAGGTCACCTTGGCGACCTTGGTCTTGTGCGGCTCGCCGGAGCCCTTCTGCACGCCGGCAGCCTTCAGCAGCAGCTTGGCGGCGGGCGGCGTCTTCAGCACGAAGGTGAAGCTGCGGTCCTCGTAGACGGTAATCTCCACGGGGATGACGTTGCCGCGCTGGCTTTCCGTCGCCTCGTTGTACGCCTTGCAGAACTCCATGATGTTGACGCCGTGCTGACCGAGCGCGGGGCCGATGGGCGGGGCCGGGTTCGCGGCGCCAGCCTGAACCTGCAGCTTGATCAGCCCGGTGATCTTCTTCTTCTTGGGGGCCATGACGTGTTCTTCCTGTTCCTTGGTTCTCTTTAGATCTTTGCGACCTGGTTGAAGGTCAGTTCGACGGGTGTCTCGCGACCGAAGATCGACACCAGCACCTTGAGCTTCTGCTGTTCGGCGTTGACCTCGCTGATCGAGGCCGGCAGCGTGGCGAACGGGCCGTCCATGACGGTGACCGACTCGCCGACCTCGAAGTCGACCAGGATGACCGGCCGTTCCAGACCACCGGTTTCGGCGGCCGTACCGGCACCCGACGACGTCGACTTGGCGGGCTTCTTCGCCGCGCCCTGCGGCAGCAGGAACTTCACCACGTCGTCCAGCGTCAGCGCGGACGGCTTGGACGTCGCGCCGACGAAGCCGGTCACACCCGGGGTGTTGCGCACCGCGCTCCACGACTCGTCGGTGAGGTCCATGCGCACCAGGATGTAGCCGGGCAGCACCTTGCGGTTGACCTGCTTGCGCTGGCCGTTCTTGATCTCGGTGACCTCTTCGGTCGGCACTTCCACCTGGAAGATGTAATCGCCGACGTCGAGGTTCTGGACGCGGGTCTCGAGGTTGGCCTTCACCTTGTTCTCGTAGCCCGCGTAGGAGTGGATGACGTACCAGTTGCCGGGCTTGGACCGCAGGTCCTTCTTCATCGCCACGGCGGGGTCTTGCTCTTCTTCTTCGGCGTCCGCCTCCGGGGCGGCCTCGACTGCAGCCTCTTCCGCCTCGGCGGGTACGGCGTCGCCAGCCTCGGCCACGGCCTCAGCCGTGGACGACTCCAACGATTCCGCGGTCCTGCTCGCGATCACCGTGCTGGGGTCAGCGTCCTCGATGCGCGCGTCGGACACAGCCGAAGCCGAAGGCGTGTCGCCCTCGAAGGAAGTCACGTGTCAATCCTCTCTAAGTTCTCTCGTGTCAGCCGAAGACCAGCGTCACGAGCTTGGCCAGGCCGAGATCGACCCCGCCGATAAGCGCGACCATGAACACCAGGAACACCAGGACCACGGTCGTGTAGCTGATCATCTGCTTGCGGTTCGGCCAGATGACCTTGCGCAGTTCCGCGACGACCTGCTTCAGGAAATTCCAGACGAAGGTGAACGGATTGCCGCGGGGCTCGCTCGGCTTCTTTGCAGTCTTCGGCTTCTTGCCGTCGCCGTTCTTGACCTCGCCGGCGTCCGTGGCAGGAGTCTCGCCCGCAGTGGTCGCCCGGCGCGAACGCTTGCCGGTGGGCCGCTGCGGCCGAGTGGCGACCGCGGTCTGGCCGCGGGTGCCAGCGACACCGATGTCGTCGCCTACCGAATCGACGTCGGTGTCCTCGGCGTCCACATCGGAGTCGATGTCATCCACGTCGTCGACTGGGGAGCCGGCACCATCGCGCTCGTCGCTCACCGCATGCCTTTCGTCGGTCTTCTAGTGGTCACCTTCCAGTGTCCACACTCTTCGATCTTTCGTCTTCAGCAGGGGCGACAGGACTTGAACCTGCAACCTGCGGTTTTGGAGACCGCTGCTCTGCCAGTTGAGCTACGCCCCTTCACACAAGGCACTGCTGGCAGGTCCTTGCCGTCGGGGGCCCACACAATTCACGCGCTCCCCGATCGGTCGATCAGTAACCGACGGACAGCGCGCTGATTGGGCGAAACCCCGAGGACCGAGTGTACAACGGCCCCGATCTGACTTACTAATCCGTCGAGGCGGTGCGGACGACCTGGCCGGTCTCCGCATCCCACTGGACCTGAATCGAGTTGTCACCCTCGTGGCCCATCAACGTGGTGAACGCCTCCAGGACGACCTCGCCCTTGTCGTCGACGCAGACGCTGCGCGTGACGACGATGTCGGCCCCGAACCGCTCCACCACCGATTGGATCTCCAGCGACGCGGTCAAGGTCTCCCCGACGACGAGGGGCTTGTGGAAGACGAACTTCTGGTCGACCTGAACGATCTGCATCGTGGTCAGCCCGACGTCGACCTTGCGGAAGAAGTCCTGCTGCACCAGCAGCGCGAGGATCGACGGAAAGGTCAGCGACGCGACGATGTTGTCGTGGCCGAGCTCGGCGGCCGCTTCCTCGTCGAACGACGCGGGGTCGTCGGCCTTGATCGCGCGGGCGTACTGGCGGACCTGTTCGCGCCCGATCTTGAAGCTCTCGGGGTAGTGGTGGACCATCCCCAGGACGTCGGCTTTGAGGGGCACCTCTACGCCAACTTCGCGGTCGCCGTTGCGCGACCGAAGATCTTCTTGCCGCCGGAGGTCGCCGACAGGGCGATGACAATCGACTTATGTTCGGGGTCAACGGATTTCACGCGTCCGTTGAAAACGATCTCGGCGCCGACGCCGTCGTTGGGCACGGGCACGACCGCGGTGAAGCGCACGTTGTACTCGGTGACTGCGGCCGGATCGCCGATCCACGACGTCACGTACCCGCCGCCCAGACCCATGGTGAGCATGCCGTGCGCGATCGCGGTGTCCAGGCCGACCTGCTTGGCGATCTCGTCGTCCCAGTGGATCGGGTTGAGGTCACCGGACACGCCGGCGTAGTTGACCAGGTCCATCCGGGTCAGCGGAATGACGCGTTCGGGAAGTTGGTCGCCGACCTTCACCGAGCTGAACTCACGCAGTGCCATTGGAAAAACCCTCTCCAGTGTCATCGGAACGACCCGCCAAGGTCGTGTAACTCTCCTGCACGGCCTCGCCCTTGTCGTTGGTGATCACGTTCTTGGTGACGATGATGTCCGTGCCGTGCGCCTGCCGGTACGAGTGCACGGACACGTCGCAATACAGGCGATCGCCCGCCTTGATCGGCCGCAGGAACTTCAGCTCCTGGTCGACCTGGACGATCTGCGCGTCGGTGATGCCGATGTTCGCGTGGGCGAAGAACGCCGTCTGCGCCTGGTAGCCGAACACCGAGATGAAGGTCAGCGGTGCGGGCAGCGACTCATGGCCGAGGCGGGACGCGACCTCTTCGTCGAAGAAGGCCGCGTCCTCGTTCTTCACTGCCACTGCGTACTCGCGAACCTTTTCGCGTCCGACCTCATAGAAGTCGGGGTAGCGATAGTGCATCCCGATGATGCTCGAAGACAGCGGCACGAAGCTAGCGCGATTCCTTATGGGCCCGGTGGGTTCCGCAGTTGGGGCAGAACTTCTTCAGCTCCAGGCGGTCGGGGTCGTTGCGGCGGTTCTTCTTCGTGATGTAGTTGCGGTGCTTGCACACCTCGCAGGCCAAGGTGATCTTGGGCCGTACGTCAGTACTGGAGGCCACTTCAGTCGTCCTTCTTCATTCACTTGCGTTGTCGTCTTGTAGCGGTGGGGGGGCTCGATCCCCCGACCTCACGATTATGAGTCGTGCGCTCTAACCAGCTGAGCTACACCGCCCCGGATAGATCGAGGCGGGCACTGGCCTGCCTGTCCTCCGGGCCCCCTAACGGAATCGAACCGTTGACCTCTTCCTTACCATGGAAGCGCTCTACCGACTGAGCTAAGGGGGCAGTGGCCTTTGCCGCGCATCACTCGCGCCGCGGGGCCTTAAAGAGGGTACATTCTCGCCGTTACCCTCGCCAAACCGCTTCGTCGCGGGCTTGGCGCTAGGCCTAGTCTAGGGCGATGGCCAGCCCAACCGACCAGGACCGTTTGTACTTCAAGCAGCTGCTCGCCGGCAGAGACTTCGCCGCGAACGACGTCATCGCCCAGCAGATGCGCAACTTCGCCTACCTCATCGGCGACCGCGAGACCGGCGACTGCGTCGTCGTCGACCCGGCGTATGCCGCCAACGATCTGCTCGACGCCCTCGAATCCGACGGCATGCATCTGTCGGGGGTGTTGGTCAGCCATCACCACCCCGACCACGTCGGCGGCTCGATGATGGGCTTCGAACTCAAGGGGTTGGCCGAGCTGCTCGAGCGAGTCAGCGTGCCGGTGCACGTCAACACCCACGAGGCGGACTGGGTCTCCCGGGTCACGGGCATCCCGATGAGTGACCTCACCTCTCACGAACACGGTGACAAGGTCGCCGTCGGCGACGTCGAGATCGAGTTGCTGCACACCCCCGGCCACACCCCGGGCAGTCAGTGCTTCCTCCTCGACGGTCGGCTGGTCGCCGGTGACACCCTGTTCCTGGAGGGCTGCGGACGCACCGACTTCCCCGGCGGCAACGTCGACGACATGTACCGCAGCCTGCAGGCGCTCGCGCAGCTGTCCGGCGATCCGACGGTCTACCCCGGGCACTGGTATTCGGCCGAGCCGAGCGCCTCGCTGTCGGAGGTGCGACGCACGAACTACGTCTACCGGGCCGGCAGTCTGGACCAGTGGCGGATGGCGATGGGCGGCTGACGCGCGTTCGGAACTAGCGCGACGGCTCGCGACCTGCGCTAAGTTCGGTGCACAGCGCCCTCGGGGCGCAGGATCGGGAGCCCTGCGATGACGACACCGCCCACACCCGCCGACTGGTATCCCGACCCCGAGAATCCCTCCGGCCTCCGGTATTGGGACGGCAGGGCGTGGACCGAGCACCGAGCGCCCGCGCCGGCCGCCGGTCCCATGAGCGGCCAGCGGGAGTTGGCCCCCGAGGAACACCCCGACGGCACCCCCGCGGACGCGCAACCGGAGCCCGTTCAGCCCTACGACACACATCCGCCGACCGCCGACGAACCACTCCCGGAGGACATCCCGTGGAACGCGCCGATGCCGGCGTGGGACTTGCCGTCGACCCAGCAGACGTCGTACACACCGCCACCCACGGAGTCCTTCGAGGCGCCCCCCTACGAGCAACCTCCTTACGAGGCAACCGCTTTCGCGCCGCCCCCGGGACCGCCACCGGGCCTCCACGGCGACGGCCCACACAACGGGGGCCCGAACAAGAAACTGGTCACCGGCATTCTCGGTGGCGGGGCCGCCATCCTGCTGGCCATCGTGGTGGTCATCGCCGTGGTCGTGATGCGCAAGGACGAGCCGACCGTTAAGTCCTCGCAGCCGACGCCGTCGGTGACGTCGTTGACGGAGACCACGTCGAGCGAGACCACCCCGGAGAGCTCGACGGAGCCGTCGCCTACCGAGTCGCCGACGCCACCGCCCTCTGGTGCCGAGGGCAGTGACGGCGACTACACCTTCTCCGTCGAGGGCACCGAAACCGGCGACACCATCACCTCAACGGTCAGTGACTCGGTGGAGACCACCGCCGACGGCCTGTTCTACGTCGTCTACGTCAACGTGACCAATACCGGCGCCGCACCGCTGACGTTCGTCGCCACGTTCCAGCAACTTGGCGCCGCGGGGCAGACGTTCCCCCTCGACGACGAGGCGACCGCATTCCTTGGTGGCACCATCGCCGAGATCGCCCCGGGCGACACAGTCGAGACGCCACTGGTCTACGACGTTCCGGTCGACACCACGCCCGATTCGATCTCGTTGCGTGCCGACCCAGTCAGCCCCGGCGTCCAGTTGCCGCTGCAGTGAGGCCGTGAATTGTTTGGATTTTGAACTACTTTCGGCTAGGTGCGAGGTCGGCGTGACTTCCCTCGAAGTGCTTTAATTGTCGCAACTGTCTACTCGAGGGGAGGGGACTCGCTACCAAGTCCGCGGGACAGCGCGGAGCCGCCGTAGAGCCCATTGGCAGGGCGATCGACCATCTGCATCGGCGCAAGTCCTCGAAAACGAACTCGGCCTCGTCACCAGGGGGGGTTGGTGACGAGGCCGATCTATCGGAGCCTGGGGGAGGCTCTGAAATAAAAACTTATTGGATGTTTCTGTGCGGACCCCTTGGTGAACCTGAGTAGAACCTAAGAATTTGGGTTCCAGCTCCTACCTCTTGAGCACGCCGGCCTCGTGATAGCCAGGGTCGGCGTTCACCTGCCACGGGTCGACGTTCTCGCCGAAGTACCTGGCGACACTATGCATGGCACTCAACATCGCGTGGTCCTGATTGTCGTAGCGATGCATCCCGTTGCGTCCGATGGGGTGCAGGGACGGGTAATTTCGGCGCAAGTAATGACGAATTCGGGCAACGCTTCTGTCGCGCGCCGGGTCGCAGATCGGGTAGGCGAACGGGGATCGCACGACCATCACTCGCTCGACCGTGGAGTCATCGATGCCCAACGCGCGAAGATCCTCTGCGGCAACGCGTTTCAAGCTCTCGTCATCGATTGCATACAGGTCGTCGGTCGGCCCGAAATAGTACTCGAGTCCCAGGTAGGTTCCCTGCCAGCCGTCCGGAGCGAGCCCGCCCGACCATAGGCCGTAGTTCTGAATCCGACCCACCTTCACACCCTCTTGCGGCGTGTAGACCCAGTTGTAGGGAATGTCGTAGTGCTTCCCGAGGGCGACGGCCACCGTGATGAGCGCACGATGTTTGAGTTCCGCAGCCACCGCGCGAACGTCCCGCGGCGGCGCGGGCTCGAGTGCATTCACGAGCAACCGCAGCGGCATGCTCGAGAACACGGCATCTCCAGACGCGGTCTCGCCACTTTCCAGCTCGACCGTCCAGGTCTTGCCATTGAATCGGGCCTTCGCGACCCGTGAATCAAGTGAGGGGACCACTCCACTGTCGGCCAGTCGCGCAGCTGCCGCTTCCCAGAGTTGGCCGGGTCCGCGGATGGGATATCGAAAGGCGTCCTCTTCGGCGGGATCCCGCTTGTTTTGGGCATGCCAACCGATCGGTTTGATGCGTTGGCGCGCCCATTCACTCGTGATGTCACCGGGGTCAGTCAGCCACGTCTTGCGGACATAGCCGTCGAAGAACATGTCGTACCAATAGCGGCCGAATTGATCAGTGCCCCAGTCGCGGAAGTCCGCCGAGTCGTCGATGACGCGCGTTCCGCGCTGAGTTCTGGACCACAAGTAACTGCTCAGACCACGTATGCCGCGCCGAAGCCCCATCTGGAACAGCAGGTCCCGGCCGAGGAGCGGGTACCGCACGTAATGGTCGTCAACGAGCATGGCAGAGCGACGTGGCACGGAGATCCACTGGTCGGGTGGGAGAAGGGAATGCCAGAGGTCCAACACCTCTTCGCTTCTGGTGAAGAACCGGTGACCGCCGGGGTCGACGCGCCAATCGCCGTCGCCTGGCGTACGGGCCAGGCCACCGACGTTCCCCGTCGCCTCGTAGATGCGGGGCGCCACTCCCCTCTTCACTAGCCGCAGGGCGGCAGTGAGTCCGGCGGGACCAGCGCCGATGATCAACGGGTTACCGTTCGCCCCTGTCACGAGCTACCGGCCACGCAACTGGAGGAAAGCTCGGTACTCCGCGATGAGGTCGTCGATGTGGCGATCCGTCAGATCGTTGAGTGGCGTCGCCAGGAAGAACAGCGGGGCGTATTGGCTTTGCAGCGGCAGGAATCCGCTGAGCAGCTGCTCCGGAGTGGTCCGGATGACCATGTCGACGTCACCTATCTCAAAGGCGTCGCCGATGTCGGAACCGTCCTGCCGGGCCTTCTCGTGGGCCGCCCGCAGTTCGTCACGAGCGTCGTATGCGGCGAGAACGTTGATGGTGAAACCGTCACCCTGCATTGCGCTTTCGACTCGACGTGCCGCCGCGAGGTACGACGCGGGCAGCGAGCTCCGGTCACCGTGCAGGCGGACGCTGGTCGTACCGGGGTCGAAACGAGCGGGGATCAGCGTTTCGAAGAACTCGACGGAGGCCGCAAAGACGGCCTGCAGTTCGTCGTCGTGGCGTGAGAGGTTGGCACGACTCAGGTTGTACACCGACACGGTCTGTACACCGTGGCGCCGCAGGGCGAGGAGGATGTCGGCCACCTTCTCGGCACCCCGCTGGTACGCGTCGGTCAGGGTGACGTCATGAGCGTTCGCCCAGCGGCGCAGTCCATCCGGAATCAAGCCAACGTGCATTGGTCCGTCGTACATCGGCCATACCCCCCACAGGCAATTTGATCACGAAAGCTATTGGCGGCCAGCGCAATCGATCGACGGAATACCTAGGTCGCCGGTAGGCGAACATCAATCCTCCGCACTGCGCAACACCGCCAACACCGTCAACAGCAGGATCTGGAAGTCGAGGCGCAACGACCAGTTCTCGATGTAGTAGTTGTCGAATTCGGCCCGGTCGGCGATCGAAGTCTGCCCACGAAGGCCGTGCACCTGCGCCCAGCCGGTCATGCCGGCCTTCACCCGATGCCGGTCGCCATAGCGCCGGACGCGCATTTCGAACAACTCGACGAATTCCGGGCGCTCGGGACGCGGGCCGACCAGACTCATGTCGCCCCGCAGCACGTTCAACAGTTGAGGCAGTTCATCCATCGACGTCTTGCGCATGATCTTGCCGATCCGCGTGCGCCGATCGACACCCTCCACCCCTCCGGGGGCATCTCCCACCGTCGGCGCGAAGGCCTCGTCGGACGGGTCGTCGGGGCGCATACTGCGGAACTTCAGACAGTCGAACACGTTGCCATCACGGCCAACTCGCGCCTGGCGGTAGAAGATCGGCCCCGGGGAGCTGGACTTCACCAAGAGCGCGAGCCCGATGAACACCGGCGAGATGGCCAGCAGCCCCAGCCCGGCGGCCGTCCTGTCGAACGCGTGCTTGACGGCGAACTGCCACCCCTTCGGATCGGCATGGCTGAGCACGATCAGGGGAACGCCACCCAGGTGCTCGACCCGGGCGCCGATGCCGATGGCGTCCATCAGCCGCGGTACCACGCGCACCCGCATTCCGAGGGATTGGGCCACGTGAGCGGCCTGCGCCAGTTGCTCGTCCGATGCCGACGACGGGGCGACGATGAGCTCCTCGGCACGTACTGCACGCGCGGCCGCCTCGAGGTTGCTCGTGGTTCCCAGATAGGGCAGCTCGTGCAAATCCGCGTCTGCCGGCCGGACGTCGTCGAGCAAACCGACGGGGCACAGACCGTATTCGGGCACCTGACGCATCCGGGTGATGATCTGGTGCACGATCGGACCGGATCCGATGATGAGCGCAGGCGCGGCGATCCGGTACTTACGCCGCAGGTGGCGGTACGCCAGGGATCTGACCAGACGCGCGGCTGGCATCAGGATCGCGGCGCAGACCCAGATCCGCACGACCAGATCGCTGGGACGGACGTACACCCCGACGACCTCGCCGGGCCTGAAGGGCGGCACCGCCAACATCAGCAGCGTCAGCGTCCCCAAGGCCGCCACCGCGACGGCCGTCTCCATTGGCTCCAGGTCTTCGAGGAACTTGAAGTTCAGGTTGCGCTTGTACATCGATCGAGTGCTCAAGACGACGATGACGAATGGAACGAAGGCCCACGAGTACGTCAGGACGTTGCGATTGTCGATCCCACCCGGGATCCACGCATGCGCCAGAGCAACCGCGCCGACGGCGGACACCACGTCGACCAGCAACCTGATCACCACGAACCAGCGGTCGCTTCGCAGGCTTTCCATCCAGCCGGGAGCGCTCGACAGGTTGGCGCGACCAGGCGGCGTCGCTGAGTTCAGCCGCGGCACTGTGGCGATGTCACTCGGAACGTGCGTCGTCGCATTCACCTCTGTCGCGCTCCCGATCCCCCTGGAGAAACTCTTGGGAAACGACTCTAATGGGATTCGACGCCAATGACGGTCGATTTGCCAGACGAGGGTACGAGGCAGCCGGTGGGTAGGACCGAACCTCGATCAGGGGCCGAAGATCCGTTCCGCCGCGAGAGTGGCGAGGTCGGTGAGGATCTGCACGTGTCCGGTGCTCCACAGCCGCGGCTTGGCATCGAAGACACACAGCGTGCCGATGGCGTTCTTGTCGCGATCCATCAGCGGTATGCCAAGGTACGCGACGACGCTGCCGTCGAGGACGACCGGGTGATTCTTGAAGATTGGATGAATAGTCGCGTCTTCGATGATTAGTGGTGCGCCGTTTGCCACGGCATATTGACATACCGACCGATCGAGCGGCGTCTGCCTTTCTTCCGGGGACGTGCCACCCATGCCGAGAGTGCTTACGAAGAATTGCCGGTCGACGTCGATCAAGGAAACCGCCGAATGCGGCGCGTCCAATGCGGCCGCGGCGGCCCTCATGATTCGGTCGAATGCCTCTTGCGGTGGGCTGTCCAGCAGACCCGTGGCATACAGGGCATGGAGTCGCGCCGGGTCACTTATGGCCGCGGAAGTGTTCGGCATCTCAGCGTCAGCAAACGCACCCGACGCCGACAGGTGAGTCATGAGCTTGGCGATGCCCGGACTGTTGATGCGTCGATGCTCGGTGACCATCCGCGCCGCGACCGCCCGCGCCACATAGGTCACGACGTCCTCGCCCGCGTCGTTCGCGCACTCCTCGAGTTGGCGGTTGAGCCACTCGTCGAACCCCGCCAGAGACCTCGTCACCTGGACAAGCTACCGAATTTTCCGTCGACCCGGACACCGAAGGAGCTTCGCTCGCCACAACGCCCACGTAGCGTTGGGCCCCTACCGCCGACGATGGGAGCGATTGTGCCGGACCGTCGGGCGACTGAGCGTCCCGCCGATCTCCTCTTCGACGCTCGGCACATTCGCCAGAGTGGGATAGGTACCTACATCCGCACGCAGCTGCCGTACCTCGAGGAGGGGGCGGCAACCCACGGCGTGTCCCTTGCCGTCCTGGGCGACCGCGAATCCCTCCCCCAGCTACGCCCGAGCACCAGGGTGGTGCGCGCCTCGCCGTCGTCGTCGCCGATGTACACCACGGCCGAACAAGTAGCCTGGTGCCGAGCATTCGCGCAGACCCGACCCCGCGCAGTGTGGTTGCCGCACTATCCCTACCCGGTGGCTCGGTTACTCCCCGCCAATCGCCGAACGCTCGTGTACGTGACCGTCCACGACACCACTCAGCTGCTCCCGTGGAGCGTCAGCGGCCAGAGCTGGGCCCGCCGCACCTACGCCCGGGCGATGCTGAACGTGGACGCCCTGGCGTGCCGCCGGATCTTCACCCCATCGGAGGCCACCGCCACGACCCTCAAGGCCGTTGCGCGAAACCCGCGGGTGTTGGTGACGCCGATACCCGTTGACGAGACCTGGTTCACTCCAACCGATTCCAGCTTGTCGCCGGTGAGCGGTCCGTACATCGTGTACGTCGGAAACAGCAAGCGCTACAAGAACCTCCTTCTCCTCATGGAGGCATTCGCCGACCTGGACCA contains:
- a CDS encoding FAD-dependent oxidoreductase; this encodes MGAGPAGLTAALRLVKRGVAPRIYEATGNVGGLARTPGDGDWRVDPGGHRFFTRSEEVLDLWHSLLPPDQWISVPRRSAMLVDDHYVRYPLLGRDLLFQMGLRRGIRGLSSYLWSRTQRGTRVIDDSADFRDWGTDQFGRYWYDMFFDGYVRKTWLTDPGDITSEWARQRIKPIGWHAQNKRDPAEEDAFRYPIRGPGQLWEAAAARLADSGVVPSLDSRVAKARFNGKTWTVELESGETASGDAVFSSMPLRLLVNALEPAPPRDVRAVAAELKHRALITVAVALGKHYDIPYNWVYTPQEGVKVGRIQNYGLWSGGLAPDGWQGTYLGLEYYFGPTDDLYAIDDESLKRVAAEDLRALGIDDSTVERVMVVRSPFAYPICDPARDRSVARIRHYLRRNYPSLHPIGRNGMHRYDNQDHAMLSAMHSVARYFGENVDPWQVNADPGYHEAGVLKR
- a CDS encoding undecaprenyl diphosphate synthase family protein, coding for MHVGLIPDGLRRWANAHDVTLTDAYQRGAEKVADILLALRRHGVQTVSVYNLSRANLSRHDDELQAVFAASVEFFETLIPARFDPGTTSVRLHGDRSSLPASYLAAARRVESAMQGDGFTINVLAAYDARDELRAAHEKARQDGSDIGDAFEIGDVDMVIRTTPEQLLSGFLPLQSQYAPLFFLATPLNDLTDRHIDDLIAEYRAFLQLRGR
- a CDS encoding sugar transferase, translated to MESLRSDRWFVVIRLLVDVVSAVGAVALAHAWIPGGIDNRNVLTYSWAFVPFVIVVLSTRSMYKRNLNFKFLEDLEPMETAVAVAALGTLTLLMLAVPPFRPGEVVGVYVRPSDLVVRIWVCAAILMPAARLVRSLAYRHLRRKYRIAAPALIIGSGPIVHQIITRMRQVPEYGLCPVGLLDDVRPADADLHELPYLGTTSNLEAAARAVRAEELIVAPSSASDEQLAQAAHVAQSLGMRVRVVPRLMDAIGIGARVEHLGGVPLIVLSHADPKGWQFAVKHAFDRTAAGLGLLAISPVFIGLALLVKSSSPGPIFYRQARVGRDGNVFDCLKFRSMRPDDPSDEAFAPTVGDAPGGVEGVDRRTRIGKIMRKTSMDELPQLLNVLRGDMSLVGPRPERPEFVELFEMRVRRYGDRHRVKAGMTGWAQVHGLRGQTSIADRAEFDNYYIENWSLRLDFQILLLTVLAVLRSAED
- a CDS encoding GAF domain-containing protein: MTRSLAGFDEWLNRQLEECANDAGEDVVTYVARAVAARMVTEHRRINSPGIAKLMTHLSASGAFADAEMPNTSAAISDPARLHALYATGLLDSPPQEAFDRIMRAAAAALDAPHSAVSLIDVDRQFFVSTLGMGGTSPEERQTPLDRSVCQYAVANGAPLIIEDATIHPIFKNHPVVLDGSVVAYLGIPLMDRDKNAIGTLCVFDAKPRLWSTGHVQILTDLATLAAERIFGP
- a CDS encoding glycosyltransferase family 4 protein encodes the protein MPDRRATERPADLLFDARHIRQSGIGTYIRTQLPYLEEGAATHGVSLAVLGDRESLPQLRPSTRVVRASPSSSPMYTTAEQVAWCRAFAQTRPRAVWLPHYPYPVARLLPANRRTLVYVTVHDTTQLLPWSVSGQSWARRTYARAMLNVDALACRRIFTPSEATATTLKAVARNPRVLVTPIPVDETWFTPTDSSLSPVSGPYIVYVGNSKRYKNLLLLMEAFADLDQTLPHKLVIAGGGATLRTMDDRVRQIADDNRDRIVLIGQVDFAALRALVAGADLLVMPSLHEGAGLPPLEAMACQTAVLSSDIAVLRETCGDGADYFDPHDRDGLARMMEWYCTNDAARAELAARGYAHVVQRQREICATAAAEEICKQLLDSGR